In one Thermaerobacter sp. PB12/4term genomic region, the following are encoded:
- the smc gene encoding chromosome segregation protein SMC: MYLKRLELYGFKSFADRTRLEFGPGITAIVGPNGSGKSNLVDAVRWVLGEQSARQLRGSKMEDVIFAGTATRKGVGLAEVVLVLDNEDGRLPIDYTEVTVARRVDRAGGSDYLLNGQRVRLRDVQELLYDTAIGREAYSVVGQGKIDEILSARDEDRRGLLEEAAGITRFKVRKKEALRRLEDAEHRLLRLGDILRELEDRLDGLTEQARRAHLYRQWRDELVDLEARMVTAQAVQAQRRLAEHARRLEAVRQQVAGARRRLEEAEAARDGLRAQARHQEQQVEAAQAALAEAERALEAVRTRLAVLDERAAQLASREQELGRRAEELAAQRQAGAAGAEEAARRHQALLAELEAARQAEQEARAAVAEAGAAVARAEGALAAAREAHLEALQELSRLRNEQQARQREQAQAAQRAERLRQRLEGLEAEARRLAEEEAGVEAELERLAAAAAEAARREEVARRALEAAQAEARAAGREAQQLRQQAGEASSRLRVLEEMEREHEGFFAGVRAVLAGRDGGDPAYREVIGAVAELIQVEPRLERAVEVALGPALQHLITRTAAGAEAAIEALKRARAGRATFLPLDTIRPSAPADADRQLDRQPGAVAWGIDAVRFDPVLRPALANLLGRILIAEDLPAARRLAAASGYRYRIVTLEGDVIHPGGAMTGGHDSRRQESAGLLARRRQVEALRQRVQQLAGALAQVEDRRRRAEDAAARAAADLEAARQQRQQGAVSRARLEQQRQAAAQQRQRLERTMADVQDELEELAVPARDGDGLAPEQVEAAEARAREAAAAVAAAETALQQARARRDQVTGDLVRATARVEGLTREGRLLAEQLERARQEARRLELDEDRRREEAAQLAREQAEVAAQRQRLQAAVAEGEARVAACRQALAEARDARARLAARLDAVEGESVAARAELDRLSDELRRLEVEAARLESERDRLVARLAEDFGVQEVPDEPPAGWQEGERRVAELRRRMAALGEVNLAAVEEHERVCQRYAFLERQYRDLQQAREALRAVLAEMDREMERIFRVTYERLRAEFRQVFRELFGGGHADLILGEGDALEAGVQVVAQPPGKKLQHLSLLSGGERALTAIALLLALIRVKPTPFCLLDEIDAALDDRNVDRFARYLRRFTGTQFIVITHQKGTMAAADTLYGVTMPESGVSRVVSVRLAEVAAAGEGEGRGAVPGAAGSEREARRPPGAEDQAGGTAAGRGEAGRGRSPAGAARQEAMEAAGD, translated from the coding sequence ATGTACCTGAAACGGCTGGAGCTTTACGGGTTCAAGTCCTTCGCCGACCGCACGCGGCTGGAGTTCGGCCCGGGGATCACGGCCATCGTCGGCCCCAACGGCAGCGGCAAGAGCAACCTGGTCGACGCCGTGCGCTGGGTCCTGGGGGAGCAGAGCGCCCGCCAGCTGCGCGGCAGCAAGATGGAGGACGTGATCTTCGCCGGCACGGCCACCCGCAAGGGAGTGGGGCTGGCCGAGGTGGTGCTCGTCCTGGACAACGAGGACGGCCGGCTGCCCATCGATTACACCGAGGTGACGGTGGCGCGGCGGGTCGACCGGGCCGGGGGCAGCGACTACCTGCTCAACGGCCAGCGGGTGCGCCTGCGGGACGTGCAGGAGCTGCTCTACGACACCGCCATCGGCCGGGAAGCCTACTCGGTGGTGGGGCAGGGCAAGATCGACGAGATCCTCAGCGCCCGGGACGAGGACCGCCGCGGGCTGCTGGAGGAGGCGGCGGGCATCACCCGCTTCAAGGTGCGCAAGAAGGAGGCGCTGCGCCGGCTGGAAGACGCCGAGCACCGCCTGCTCCGCCTGGGGGACATCCTGCGCGAGCTGGAAGACCGCCTGGACGGCCTGACAGAGCAGGCCCGGCGGGCCCACCTCTACCGGCAGTGGCGGGACGAGCTGGTCGACCTGGAGGCCCGCATGGTCACGGCCCAGGCCGTCCAGGCCCAGCGGCGCCTGGCGGAACATGCCCGGCGGCTGGAGGCCGTGCGGCAGCAGGTGGCCGGCGCCCGCCGGCGGCTGGAGGAGGCGGAGGCGGCCCGGGACGGCCTGCGCGCCCAGGCCCGGCACCAGGAGCAGCAGGTGGAGGCGGCCCAGGCGGCCCTGGCCGAGGCCGAGCGGGCCCTGGAGGCGGTGCGCACCCGCCTGGCCGTGCTGGATGAGCGGGCCGCCCAGCTGGCGAGCCGGGAGCAGGAGCTGGGCCGGCGGGCGGAGGAACTGGCGGCCCAGCGCCAGGCGGGGGCTGCGGGTGCCGAGGAGGCTGCTCGCCGCCACCAGGCTCTGCTGGCCGAGCTGGAGGCGGCACGGCAGGCGGAGCAGGAAGCCCGGGCCGCGGTGGCGGAAGCGGGGGCGGCCGTGGCCCGGGCGGAAGGGGCGCTGGCTGCGGCCCGGGAGGCGCACCTGGAGGCCTTGCAGGAACTCAGCCGGCTGCGCAACGAGCAGCAGGCCCGCCAGCGGGAACAGGCCCAGGCTGCCCAGCGGGCCGAGCGGCTGCGCCAGCGCCTGGAGGGGCTTGAGGCCGAGGCCCGGCGCCTGGCCGAGGAGGAGGCCGGCGTCGAGGCGGAGCTGGAGCGCCTGGCGGCGGCCGCCGCGGAGGCCGCCCGCCGGGAGGAGGTGGCGCGCCGCGCCCTGGAAGCGGCCCAGGCGGAGGCCCGGGCCGCCGGCCGGGAGGCCCAGCAACTGCGCCAGCAGGCGGGGGAGGCCTCGTCCCGGCTGCGGGTGCTGGAGGAGATGGAACGGGAGCACGAGGGGTTCTTCGCCGGCGTCCGGGCCGTGCTGGCCGGTCGGGATGGAGGCGATCCGGCTTACCGGGAGGTCATCGGCGCCGTCGCGGAGCTGATCCAGGTGGAGCCGCGCCTGGAGCGGGCGGTGGAGGTCGCCCTGGGGCCGGCCCTGCAGCACCTGATCACGCGGACGGCGGCGGGGGCCGAGGCGGCCATCGAGGCGCTGAAGCGCGCCCGGGCCGGGCGGGCCACCTTCCTGCCCCTGGACACCATCCGCCCCTCGGCCCCGGCCGACGCCGATCGCCAACTGGACCGCCAGCCGGGCGCTGTGGCCTGGGGCATCGACGCGGTCCGGTTCGACCCGGTCCTGCGCCCCGCCCTGGCCAACCTGCTGGGCCGGATCCTGATCGCGGAAGACCTGCCCGCAGCCCGGCGGCTGGCGGCAGCCAGCGGCTACCGGTACCGGATCGTCACCCTGGAAGGCGACGTGATCCATCCCGGCGGTGCCATGACCGGCGGCCATGACAGCCGCCGGCAGGAGTCCGCCGGCCTTCTGGCCCGGCGGCGTCAGGTGGAGGCCCTGCGGCAGCGGGTCCAGCAGCTGGCCGGCGCCCTGGCCCAGGTGGAAGACCGCCGGCGCAGGGCGGAGGACGCGGCCGCCCGGGCCGCTGCAGACCTGGAGGCCGCGCGCCAGCAGCGGCAGCAGGGGGCGGTAAGCCGGGCCCGGCTGGAGCAGCAGCGCCAGGCCGCCGCCCAGCAGCGGCAGCGGCTGGAGCGCACCATGGCCGACGTCCAGGACGAGCTGGAGGAACTGGCCGTCCCGGCAAGGGACGGTGACGGGCTGGCTCCGGAACAGGTGGAAGCGGCCGAGGCCCGGGCCCGGGAGGCCGCCGCGGCGGTGGCCGCAGCGGAAACGGCCCTTCAGCAGGCCCGGGCCCGGCGGGACCAGGTGACCGGCGACCTGGTCCGGGCCACGGCCCGGGTGGAGGGCCTTACCCGGGAAGGGAGGCTGCTGGCCGAGCAGCTGGAGCGGGCGCGCCAGGAGGCCCGGCGCCTGGAACTGGACGAAGACCGGCGCCGGGAGGAGGCGGCCCAGCTGGCCCGGGAACAGGCTGAGGTGGCCGCCCAGCGGCAACGGCTCCAGGCGGCGGTGGCGGAGGGCGAAGCCCGGGTGGCCGCCTGCCGCCAGGCGCTGGCCGAAGCCCGGGACGCCCGGGCCCGGCTGGCGGCCCGGCTGGACGCGGTGGAAGGGGAGTCGGTCGCCGCCCGGGCCGAGCTGGACCGGCTGTCGGACGAGCTGCGGCGGCTGGAGGTGGAGGCGGCCCGGCTGGAGAGCGAGCGGGACCGGCTGGTCGCCCGGCTGGCCGAGGACTTTGGCGTCCAGGAGGTGCCCGACGAACCCCCGGCGGGCTGGCAGGAAGGGGAGCGACGGGTGGCCGAGCTGCGCCGGCGCATGGCGGCCCTGGGCGAGGTCAACCTGGCGGCGGTGGAGGAACACGAGCGGGTTTGCCAGCGGTACGCCTTCCTGGAGCGCCAGTACCGCGACCTGCAGCAAGCCCGCGAGGCGCTGCGCGCCGTCCTGGCCGAGATGGACCGGGAGATGGAGCGCATCTTCCGGGTGACCTATGAGCGGCTGCGGGCGGAGTTCCGCCAGGTGTTCCGGGAGCTCTTCGGCGGTGGCCACGCCGACCTGATCCTGGGCGAGGGGGACGCCCTGGAGGCCGGGGTCCAGGTGGTGGCACAGCCGCCGGGCAAGAAGCTGCAGCACCTGTCGCTGCTCTCCGGCGGCGAGCGGGCCCTCACCGCCATCGCCCTCTTGCTGGCGCTGATCCGGGTGAAGCCCACGCCCTTCTGCCTTCTGGACGAGATCGACGCCGCCCTGGACGACCGCAACGTGGACCGGTTCGCCCGTTACCTGCGGCGGTTCACCGGCACGCAGTTCATCGTGATCACCCACCAGAAGGGGACCATGGCCGCTGCGGATACCCTCTATGGGGTGACCATGCCCGAGTCGGGGGTGTCGCGGGTGGTGTCGGTCCGCTTGGCCGAGGTGGCCGCCGCGGGCGAGGGCGAAGGGCGCGGGGCGGTTCCTGGTGCGGCCGGGAGCGAGAGGGAAGCCCGCCGGCCGCCCGGTGCCGAGGACCAGGCCGGCGGGACCGCCGCGGGCCGGGGGGAGGCGGGTCGAGGCCGGAGCCCCGCGGGTGCGGCCCGCCAGGAAGCCATGGAGGCCGCGGGGGATTGA
- the ftsY gene encoding signal recognition particle-docking protein FtsY, whose protein sequence is MIWSKLKAGLARTREQLAGRIRAVVQGAALDEALFEELEAVLITADVGVATTQRLLERLRERVRAEGVRDAAAVPGLLAEEMRGMLEAVAAPPAAPGRRAGPLVILVVGVNGSGKTTTVGKLAARYRQEGWKVVVGAADTFRAAAIDQLERWCQRAGADLVRQHPGADPAAVAFDALQAAQARGADVLLVDTAGRLHTRVNLMEELRKTQRVLQRLDPTAPHEVLLVLDATTGQNALAQARHFTEAVGVTGIVLTKLDGTARGGMVVAIADQLRLPVKWVGTGEGADDLAPFDPAEFTRALFEGTPAGAEA, encoded by the coding sequence GTGATCTGGAGCAAGCTCAAGGCGGGCCTGGCCCGGACCCGGGAGCAGCTGGCCGGCCGGATCCGGGCCGTGGTCCAGGGGGCGGCCCTGGATGAAGCCCTGTTTGAAGAGCTGGAGGCCGTGCTGATTACCGCCGACGTGGGGGTGGCCACCACCCAGCGGCTGCTGGAGCGGCTGCGGGAGCGGGTGCGGGCGGAGGGGGTGCGGGATGCCGCCGCCGTGCCGGGACTCCTGGCCGAGGAGATGCGGGGCATGCTGGAAGCGGTGGCCGCCCCGCCCGCGGCGCCGGGCCGTCGCGCCGGTCCCCTGGTGATCCTGGTAGTAGGGGTCAACGGCAGCGGCAAGACCACCACCGTGGGCAAGCTGGCGGCCCGTTATCGCCAGGAGGGGTGGAAGGTGGTGGTGGGAGCGGCCGACACCTTCCGCGCCGCGGCCATCGACCAGCTGGAGCGCTGGTGCCAGCGGGCGGGGGCCGACCTGGTGCGCCAGCACCCGGGAGCGGATCCGGCGGCGGTGGCCTTCGACGCCCTGCAGGCGGCCCAGGCCCGGGGTGCCGACGTGCTGCTGGTCGACACGGCCGGCCGGCTCCATACCCGGGTCAACCTGATGGAAGAACTCCGCAAGACGCAACGGGTCCTGCAGCGCCTGGATCCCACGGCGCCCCATGAGGTGCTGCTGGTGCTGGACGCCACCACGGGCCAGAACGCCCTGGCTCAGGCACGGCACTTCACCGAGGCCGTGGGCGTGACCGGCATCGTCCTGACCAAGCTGGACGGAACGGCGCGGGGCGGCATGGTGGTGGCCATCGCCGACCAGTTGCGGCTGCCGGTGAAGTGGGTGGGCACCGGTGAGGGGGCCGACGACCTGGCGCCCTTTGACCCGGCGGAGTTCACCCGGGCCCTCTTCGAGGGCACGCCGGCCGGCGCGGAGGCCTGA
- the ylxM gene encoding YlxM family DNA-binding protein, producing the protein MPDARAPGRRPRSTGGTNPAAAGGAGSAEPAPPAAGPAGAGAGERAGCCGPSPGGAVAGSLEPLERTLRLHRLYDLYRGLLTPRQQDVFELYHWQDLSLGEVAEHLGISRQAVHDLLRRSEALLEETEGALGLGVWRERAAGHLDRLEAALGAAAAAAGAGGPAGRPLEEALAIVRALRRELEAGPAPPGAKPGGAERPGPAPAR; encoded by the coding sequence ATGCCCGACGCCAGGGCTCCGGGCCGCAGGCCCCGATCCACCGGCGGGACGAACCCGGCGGCCGCTGGGGGAGCAGGCTCGGCGGAGCCGGCGCCGCCAGCGGCGGGCCCGGCAGGGGCAGGCGCCGGTGAACGGGCCGGCTGCTGCGGGCCTTCACCGGGCGGAGCGGTAGCCGGTTCCCTGGAGCCCCTGGAGCGGACCTTGCGCCTGCACCGGCTCTACGACCTCTACCGCGGGCTGCTCACGCCGCGCCAGCAGGACGTCTTCGAGCTGTACCACTGGCAGGACCTCTCCCTGGGGGAGGTGGCCGAGCACCTGGGCATCTCCCGCCAGGCGGTGCACGACCTGTTGCGGCGCAGCGAGGCCCTGCTGGAGGAAACGGAAGGCGCCCTGGGGCTGGGAGTGTGGCGGGAGCGGGCGGCCGGCCACCTGGACCGCCTGGAGGCCGCTCTGGGTGCCGCCGCGGCGGCGGCTGGGGCGGGTGGACCGGCCGGGAGGCCTCTTGAGGAGGCGCTGGCCATCGTGAGGGCGCTGCGCCGCGAGCTGGAGGCGGGGCCGGCTCCTCCCGGTGCGAAACCGGGCGGGGCGGAACGGCCGGGGCCGGCACCGGCGAGGTGA
- the ffh gene encoding signal recognition particle protein has product MAFEGLAEKLQAVFKRLRGKGKLTEADVEAALREVRLALLEADVNFKVVKDFIARVRERAVGQEVLESLTPAQQVIKIVHDELTQLMGGQHARLDLGGELPAVVMLVGLQGSGKTTTAAKLARLLTRQGRQPLLVAADVYRPAAVEQLVTLGQQVQVPVYAPGTDRDPVDIAREGVAEARRRGRDVVLIDTAGRLHIDDALMDELERIRQAVAPREILLVVDAMTGQDAVNVAETFHRRLGIDGVILTKLDGDARGGAALSVRAVTGRPIKFVGLGERVDQLEPFHPERMASRILGMGDVLSLIEKAQAAFDAQQAQRLERKLREQTFDLEDFLEQLRQVRKMGPLDQLLAMIPGLGGRLKDVTVDERELRRIEAIIQSMTPEERRRPEIINASRRRRIAMGSGTRVQDVNRLLKQFAETQRLMKQVAGAARRGRRGLGNLPFPR; this is encoded by the coding sequence ATGGCCTTCGAGGGCCTGGCGGAAAAGCTGCAGGCGGTCTTCAAACGGCTGCGCGGCAAGGGGAAGCTGACCGAGGCCGACGTGGAGGCGGCCCTGCGGGAGGTACGCCTCGCCCTGCTGGAGGCCGACGTCAACTTCAAGGTGGTCAAGGACTTCATCGCCCGGGTGCGGGAACGGGCGGTGGGCCAGGAGGTCCTGGAAAGCCTCACCCCGGCCCAGCAGGTCATCAAGATCGTCCACGACGAGCTGACCCAGCTGATGGGCGGCCAGCACGCCCGGCTCGACCTGGGCGGCGAGCTGCCCGCCGTGGTGATGCTGGTCGGGCTGCAGGGGTCGGGCAAGACGACCACCGCCGCCAAGCTGGCCCGGCTCCTCACCCGCCAGGGACGCCAGCCCCTCCTGGTGGCCGCCGACGTCTACCGTCCTGCGGCGGTGGAGCAGCTGGTCACCCTGGGCCAGCAGGTCCAGGTGCCCGTCTACGCGCCGGGCACCGACCGCGATCCGGTGGACATCGCCCGGGAAGGGGTTGCCGAGGCCCGGCGCCGGGGCCGGGACGTGGTGCTGATCGATACCGCCGGCCGGCTGCACATCGACGACGCCCTGATGGACGAGCTGGAGCGCATCCGGCAGGCGGTGGCACCGCGGGAGATCCTGCTGGTGGTCGACGCCATGACCGGCCAGGATGCCGTCAACGTGGCCGAGACCTTCCACCGGCGCCTGGGCATCGATGGCGTCATCCTGACCAAGCTGGACGGCGACGCCCGGGGCGGTGCGGCCCTATCGGTGCGGGCGGTGACGGGGCGGCCGATCAAGTTCGTCGGGCTGGGGGAGCGGGTCGACCAGCTCGAACCCTTCCACCCGGAGCGCATGGCCTCCCGCATCCTGGGCATGGGCGACGTGCTCTCGCTGATCGAAAAGGCCCAGGCGGCCTTCGACGCCCAGCAGGCCCAGCGGCTGGAGCGCAAGCTGCGGGAGCAGACCTTCGACCTGGAGGACTTTCTCGAGCAGCTGCGCCAGGTGCGCAAGATGGGCCCGCTGGACCAGCTGCTGGCCATGATCCCGGGGCTGGGCGGCCGGCTCAAGGACGTGACGGTGGACGAGCGGGAGCTGCGCCGGATCGAGGCCATCATCCAGTCCATGACGCCCGAAGAGCGGCGGCGGCCCGAGATCATCAACGCCAGCCGCCGCCGGCGGATCGCCATGGGCAGCGGTACCCGGGTGCAGGACGTCAACCGCCTGCTCAAGCAGTTCGCCGAGACCCAGCGCCTGATGAAGCAGGTGGCGGGAGCCGCCCGGCGGGGCCGGCGCGGTCTGGGCAACCTGCCCTTCCCCCGCTAG
- the rpsP gene encoding 30S ribosomal protein S16, which translates to MALRMRLRRMGAKNNPFYRVVVADARSPRDGRFVDEIGYYNPTTDPATIKINEEKAIEWLRKGAQPTDMVRVLLKRTGVLEKWQQRRAGA; encoded by the coding sequence GTGGCGCTGCGCATGCGCCTGCGCCGGATGGGCGCCAAGAACAATCCCTTCTACCGCGTGGTGGTGGCCGACGCCCGCTCGCCGCGGGACGGCCGGTTCGTCGACGAGATCGGGTATTACAACCCCACCACCGATCCGGCCACCATCAAGATCAACGAGGAGAAGGCCATCGAGTGGCTGCGCAAGGGAGCTCAGCCCACGGACATGGTCCGGGTGCTCCTGAAGCGCACGGGCGTGCTGGAGAAGTGGCAGCAGCGGCGGGCCGGTGCCTGA
- a CDS encoding KH domain-containing protein, whose product MKELVEFLVRSLVDDPDQVRVNEVAGEQTVILEVRVAPEDVGKIIGKQGRIARAIRTVARAVGARAGKRVEVEILDGDGRGTAAR is encoded by the coding sequence ATGAAGGAACTGGTGGAGTTTCTCGTCCGCTCCCTGGTGGACGATCCCGACCAGGTACGGGTCAACGAGGTGGCGGGCGAGCAGACGGTGATCCTCGAGGTGCGGGTGGCCCCGGAGGACGTGGGCAAGATCATCGGCAAGCAGGGCCGTATCGCCCGCGCCATCCGCACGGTGGCCCGGGCCGTGGGCGCCCGCGCCGGCAAGCGGGTGGAAGTGGAGATCCTGGACGGGGACGGGCGGGGGACGGCCGCCCGGTAA
- the rimM gene encoding ribosome maturation factor RimM (Essential for efficient processing of 16S rRNA), which translates to MAPWGIRGEVKVDLLSDDPQRLQPGLEVLVAPPDGGPLRPERVEWARPQGRFWRVKLAGCPDRTAAEALRGGRLQVPEDQVPPLPPGQYYVFQLVGLDVVDPGGRKVGQVRDVLRYPANDVIVVDGDGGREFLIPAIRQAVAAVDLERGRLVLGDLPGLLD; encoded by the coding sequence CTGGCGCCCTGGGGCATCCGCGGCGAGGTCAAGGTCGACCTGCTGAGCGACGACCCCCAGCGCCTGCAACCCGGTTTGGAGGTGCTGGTGGCGCCGCCGGATGGCGGGCCGTTGCGGCCCGAGCGGGTGGAATGGGCACGGCCCCAGGGCCGGTTCTGGCGGGTGAAGCTGGCCGGCTGCCCCGATCGGACGGCGGCCGAGGCGTTGCGGGGCGGGCGGCTGCAGGTGCCGGAGGACCAGGTGCCGCCCCTTCCGCCCGGCCAGTATTACGTCTTCCAGCTGGTGGGGCTCGACGTGGTGGACCCCGGTGGCCGGAAGGTGGGCCAGGTGCGGGATGTGCTGCGCTATCCGGCCAACGACGTCATCGTGGTGGATGGGGACGGGGGACGGGAGTTTCTGATCCCCGCCATCCGCCAGGCCGTGGCGGCCGTCGACCTGGAGCGCGGGCGCCTGGTCTTGGGCGACCTGCCCGGCCTGCTGGACTAG
- the trmD gene encoding tRNA (guanosine(37)-N1)-methyltransferase TrmD, giving the protein MRIDVLTLFPEMVRAPLETSMMRKARERGAVRLFVHDLRDWAEGKHHVTDDRPFGGGPGMVLKPEPIFRAVDDLLGPGGARSRGPGVEFILLAPQGRTLTQQVAADLARRHWLVLLCGHYEGVDERVRQALVTDEISIGDYVLTGGELAALVLIDAVVRLLPGVLAEGAAEQDSFASGLLEGPQYTRPRVYRGMAVPDILLTGDHGAVARWRREQALLRTLERRPDLLERAELTSEDRRFLAQAAARLGRNRPPV; this is encoded by the coding sequence GTGCGCATCGACGTGCTCACCCTGTTCCCGGAGATGGTGCGGGCGCCCCTGGAGACCAGCATGATGCGCAAGGCCCGGGAGCGGGGCGCGGTGCGCCTGTTCGTCCATGACCTGCGGGACTGGGCGGAGGGCAAGCACCACGTCACCGACGACCGGCCCTTCGGGGGCGGCCCGGGGATGGTGCTGAAGCCCGAGCCCATCTTCAGGGCGGTGGACGACCTGCTGGGTCCCGGCGGGGCCCGCAGCCGCGGCCCGGGGGTGGAGTTCATCCTGCTGGCCCCCCAGGGCCGGACCTTGACCCAGCAGGTGGCGGCCGACCTGGCCCGGCGGCACTGGCTGGTCCTGCTCTGCGGCCACTACGAGGGCGTGGACGAGCGAGTGCGCCAGGCCCTGGTCACCGACGAGATCTCCATCGGCGATTACGTTCTGACCGGGGGCGAGCTGGCGGCGCTTGTGCTGATCGACGCCGTGGTCCGGTTGCTGCCCGGGGTGCTGGCGGAGGGTGCCGCGGAGCAGGACTCCTTCGCCAGCGGGCTGCTGGAGGGCCCCCAGTACACCCGCCCGCGGGTGTACCGGGGCATGGCGGTGCCCGACATCCTGCTGACGGGGGACCACGGGGCCGTGGCCCGCTGGCGGCGGGAGCAGGCGCTGCTGCGGACCCTGGAGCGCCGGCCCGACCTGCTGGAGAGGGCCGAGCTCACCTCCGAAGACCGGCGGTTTCTCGCCCAGGCGGCCGCGCGGCTGGGGAGGAACCGGCCGCCGGTGTGA
- the rplS gene encoding 50S ribosomal protein L19, with amino-acid sequence MDLIKSLQQEYMKQDVPDFGPGDTVRVHLKVKEGGRERIQVFEGTVIARRGGGLDETFTVRRIASGVGVERVFPLHSPAIERIEVTRRGKVRRARLNYLRQLRGKAARIKEKR; translated from the coding sequence ATGGACCTGATCAAGAGCCTGCAGCAGGAGTACATGAAGCAGGACGTGCCCGATTTCGGTCCGGGCGATACGGTGCGGGTGCATTTGAAGGTGAAGGAAGGCGGCCGCGAGCGGATCCAGGTCTTTGAGGGCACGGTGATCGCCCGGCGGGGGGGTGGGCTGGACGAGACCTTCACCGTCCGGCGCATCGCCTCCGGGGTCGGCGTGGAGCGGGTGTTCCCCCTGCACTCGCCGGCCATCGAGCGGATCGAGGTCACCCGGCGCGGCAAGGTGCGGCGGGCGCGGCTCAACTACCTGCGCCAGCTGCGGGGCAAGGCGGCGCGGATCAAGGAGAAGCGGTAA
- the lepB gene encoding signal peptidase I: MASRGGAAREVVQTLLVALVLALVIRGFVIESFLVDGISMEPTLHDGERLLVDKLTYRWHPPQRFDIVVFRYPLDPARDFVKRVIGLPGETVEIRQGQVYVDGRPLEEPYLKQAGEDFYPPTTVPPGHVFVLGDNRPHSDDSRSGWTVPVRDIIGRAWLVYWPPAEAGLVPHP; encoded by the coding sequence GTGGCGTCGCGGGGAGGCGCCGCCCGCGAGGTCGTGCAGACCTTGCTGGTGGCGCTGGTGCTGGCGCTGGTCATTCGCGGGTTCGTCATCGAATCCTTTCTGGTGGACGGCATCTCCATGGAGCCTACCCTGCACGACGGCGAGCGCCTGCTGGTGGACAAGTTGACCTACCGCTGGCACCCGCCCCAGCGCTTTGACATCGTCGTCTTCCGCTATCCGCTGGACCCGGCCCGGGATTTCGTCAAGCGGGTGATCGGCCTGCCGGGCGAGACGGTGGAGATCCGCCAGGGACAGGTCTACGTCGATGGGCGCCCGCTGGAGGAACCCTATCTGAAACAGGCGGGCGAGGATTTCTACCCGCCCACCACGGTGCCGCCGGGCCACGTCTTCGTGCTGGGGGACAACCGCCCCCATTCCGATGACAGCCGCAGCGGGTGGACGGTGCCCGTGCGGGATATCATCGGCCGGGCCTGGCTGGTGTACTGGCCGCCGGCGGAGGCGGGGCTGGTTCCCCACCCCTGA
- a CDS encoding GTPase, translated as MAEGGALKGHMARALRQVRRYLEAVDAVVEVADARAPFTSRSPQLAAMMEGRLHLLVLSRGDLADPATTRAWVDWFSSQGIEPYVGEGPGDARLVSRLRRRLARAPAAFKPRVLVAGLPNVGKSTLLNGLAGRRRARVGAQPGVTRGKQWVDLGSFWLMDTPGVLPPRLGGTRRLVLGALGLVGPELAGPEEVTAFLLERLGGAPAFRQALARWGVESPRSPAAGPGQVPGGPGQNGESPAAVAGPGPGRPAAGRTSAAGGAATGADGRVLAQVVLEQVARQRGLLGPGGQPDVHRAAAVLVAAFRAGELGRFSLEHPRMLAGTGQGP; from the coding sequence GTGGCCGAGGGCGGTGCACTGAAGGGGCATATGGCCCGGGCGCTGCGCCAGGTACGGCGCTACCTGGAGGCGGTGGACGCCGTGGTCGAAGTGGCGGACGCCCGGGCTCCCTTTACCTCCCGTTCCCCCCAGCTGGCCGCCATGATGGAGGGCCGGCTGCACCTGCTGGTCCTGTCCCGGGGTGACCTGGCCGATCCCGCCACCACCCGGGCCTGGGTCGACTGGTTTTCGTCCCAGGGCATTGAACCCTACGTGGGCGAGGGGCCGGGCGACGCCCGGCTGGTGAGCCGGCTGCGCCGGCGGCTGGCCCGGGCGCCGGCGGCCTTCAAGCCGCGGGTGCTGGTGGCGGGCCTGCCCAACGTGGGCAAGTCGACCCTGCTCAACGGCCTGGCGGGGCGGCGGCGGGCGCGGGTGGGCGCCCAGCCGGGGGTGACCCGGGGCAAGCAATGGGTCGACCTGGGCTCCTTCTGGCTGATGGACACGCCCGGCGTGCTGCCGCCGCGCCTGGGCGGCACCCGGCGGCTGGTGCTGGGCGCCCTGGGGCTGGTCGGCCCCGAGCTGGCGGGGCCGGAAGAGGTCACCGCCTTCTTGCTGGAGCGCCTGGGCGGCGCGCCGGCGTTCCGGCAGGCTCTGGCCCGCTGGGGGGTGGAAAGTCCCCGGTCGCCGGCTGCCGGGCCTGGGCAGGTCCCAGGCGGCCCGGGGCAGAACGGGGAGTCGCCTGCCGCCGTGGCAGGGCCGGGCCCTGGGCGGCCCGCGGCCGGGCGCACCTCGGCCGCCGGCGGGGCGGCAACGGGCGCCGATGGGCGGGTTCTGGCCCAGGTGGTCCTTGAGCAGGTGGCGCGGCAGCGGGGCCTGCTGGGGCCGGGCGGGCAGCCCGATGTGCACCGCGCCGCCGCGGTGCTGGTGGCCGCCTTTCGCGCTGGGGAGTTGGGCCGGTTTTCCCTGGAGCACCCCAGGATGCTGGCCGGTACGGGACAGGGCCCGTGA